The following coding sequences are from one Streptomyces sp. NBC_01485 window:
- a CDS encoding IS3 family transposase has product MSAEFGKTLDRFGLRRSSGRTGICFDNAMAESFFGALKNERVSRVTYLTREAARQDITRYIEFW; this is encoded by the coding sequence ATGTCAGCCGAGTTCGGGAAGACGCTCGACCGGTTCGGGCTCCGCAGATCTTCCGGCCGCACCGGGATCTGTTTCGACAACGCCATGGCCGAATCGTTCTTCGGCGCCCTGAAGAACGAGCGCGTATCAAGGGTGACTTACCTGACCCGCGAAGCCGCCCGGCAGGATATCACTCGCTACATCGAATTCTGGTAA
- a CDS encoding tyrosine-type recombinase/integrase, which produces MKYRAGQEVPVPCRVTSDYSTQFRKVVKTLGYEWSPHDLRHWFATTALSKGLPLLDVSRWLGHGSIKETADTYAHLTPDSTSRAVEVMNEALNQHRAD; this is translated from the coding sequence GTGAAATATCGCGCCGGCCAAGAGGTTCCTGTTCCGTGCCGCGTTACCTCGGACTACTCCACCCAGTTCCGTAAGGTGGTCAAGACCCTGGGTTACGAGTGGTCGCCCCATGATCTTCGCCACTGGTTCGCGACGACCGCTCTCAGCAAGGGTCTGCCACTGTTGGATGTATCCAGATGGCTCGGCCACGGCAGCATCAAGGAGACGGCGGACACGTACGCACACCTCACCCCGGACTCCACCAGTCGGGCCGTCGAGGTGATGAACGAGGCGCTGAACCAGCACCGTGCTGACTAG